In Microcella indica, the genomic window ACTTCGTCTCCGTCGGCACGAACGACCTCGCCCAGTACACGATGGCCGCCGACCGGCAGTCGGGGGAGCTCGCCGAGCTCACCGACGCGTGGCAGCCGGCCGTGCTGCGCATGATCTCGCTCGTCGGCGCGGCCGCCGCACGCACCGGGACACCGCTGAGCGTGTGCGGCGAGGGCGCGGCGGATGCGCGCCTGGCTCCCGTGCTGGTCGGCCTCGGGGCACAGAGCCTGTCGATGGCGGCACGCGCGATCCCCGCCGTCGGCGACACGCTCGCGCAGGCCACGCTCGAGCAGTGCCGCCGGGCGGCCGAGGCGGCGTGCGCGGCCGACACGCCCGCCGCGGCGCGCGAGGCGGCGCAGCGGGCGCTCGCCTAGGCTCGGGGCACCCATGACGCGCCGCCTCACCGCCACTCTCGCCGCCCTCGAGGCGCTGCTCGTCGTCGGCGTCGGGCTCAGCATCCCGCTCGCTCTCGGCACCGTTCTGTGGGCGGCGCAGTTCGGCTTCCAGCTCGACTGGATCATCTTCTGGCGCGCCGCCGCAGACCTGTGGCTGCTCGGCCACGGGGTCACCATCACCTTCCAGCTCGACCCCGTGACGGCCCTCGCGCTCGGAGGCGGGGTCGACAGCAGCGCCGGCGTCGGCGATCCGTTCGCCGTCACGCTCGCGCTGCTCGGCTTCGCCCTGCTCACGGCGCTGCTCGGCGTCCGTCTCGGGCGTCGACTGCGGGCAGAGCCGCACCGCATCCTCGGCGAGCTCGTGGCGGTCACAGGAGTGCTCGTGCTCTCGGCCCTCGTGGTGCTCAGCGCCGGGCATCCCGCCGCTCTGCCGTCGCGGTGGCAGGGGGCGATGTTCCCCGCCCTCGTCTACGGGCTCGGCGTCGCGATCGGCTCGATAGGTGCGACCAACCCGGCGCGCGTGCGCCTGCGGCAGCTCATCGCGGATGCTCCGCCCCTGCTCACCGGCGTCGGCGGCGCCGCCCTCCGCACGGGCCTCGGTGCCGTCGCCACCGTGGTGCTCGCAGGCTCCCTGCTCGCGACCACCGCACTCGTGTTCGGCTTCGGGCAGGTCATCGCGCTCTACGAGAGCGTGCAGGCAGGCGTGCTCGGCGGGCTCGCGCTCACACTCGGGCAGCTCGCGCTGCTGCCGACGATCGTGCTGTGGTCGGCGTCGTGGCTCATCGGGCCGGGCTTCGCGCTCGGCGCAGGGTCGATCGTGAGCCCCGTCGCGGTGTCGCTCGGGCCGCTGCCGGCGATCCCGTTGCTGGGGGCGCTGCCGGCCGGCGAGTCCCCGCTCGGCTACCTGACCCTCCTCGTGCCGGTCGCCGCGGCGTTCGCGGCGGGCCTTGCCGTGCGCCCCCGCCTCGCGGACGCCTTCGGTCGCGCCTACGCGTACGACCTGCCACTCGGAGCGCGGGTCGGCTGGTCCGTGCTCACGGGCGTGCTCGCGGCGATCGTCGCCGGCCTCGCCATGGGCTTCCTCGCGTGGCTCGCCGCGGGTGCGGCGGGGCCCGGTCGCCTCGCGGTGG contains:
- a CDS encoding cell division protein PerM, whose protein sequence is MTRRLTATLAALEALLVVGVGLSIPLALGTVLWAAQFGFQLDWIIFWRAAADLWLLGHGVTITFQLDPVTALALGGGVDSSAGVGDPFAVTLALLGFALLTALLGVRLGRRLRAEPHRILGELVAVTGVLVLSALVVLSAGHPAALPSRWQGAMFPALVYGLGVAIGSIGATNPARVRLRQLIADAPPLLTGVGGAALRTGLGAVATVVLAGSLLATTALVFGFGQVIALYESVQAGVLGGLALTLGQLALLPTIVLWSASWLIGPGFALGAGSIVSPVAVSLGPLPAIPLLGALPAGESPLGYLTLLVPVAAAFAAGLAVRPRLADAFGRAYAYDLPLGARVGWSVLTGVLAAIVAGLAMGFLAWLAAGAAGPGRLAVVGPDPVAVGVWMLAETLLGVTLGLLAAGARAPRPTTPRAGANSARAQPPTGPARSR